The Haloprofundus salinisoli region GTCGTCGGGGTCGGTCTGCACCGACGAGTCCAGCGTTCCGGCGGCCGTCCCGAGCGAGAAGAGACAGCACGCCGCGACGGCGATAGTGAGCAGTCCGTCCCTATTCATGTTCGACAGCGGGTGTGGTGGGCAGTTGTAACGTATCGCATATGTGGATATTCTCCTCGTGAGGGATGGTTAGACGACGCGAGTTATCCGACTCGGAGGAATTTCCGGTGTCCACTCTCATAGGTATTTTGCTCGGTACGGCAAAATAGATAGGAAATAATGACTGTTCGTAATTTTATACACTCTATAAGAACAACATTCTCGAAGCCCTACCGGTTTGGAGGTGGACATCTCCCGACACCATCTGGGTCGTCTCTGGATTTAACCCAGTGATAATCGGACGACGCCTTCGAGGAACCGAACGGCGGCCGCCGGCTCCTCACCAGCCACGGGCAACTGTTGGGCCCGAGCCCCTCGGTGCGGGTCTGCTCTGTCCGAGTATCGACCGGGGGCTCGTACACGGCCGAATCTGACGGCGCTCGATTCCACGTGTCACCGACGAGCTATCGAAACGTTGCTGCCGCTCGGCGAACAGAAGCGGTGAGACCGCTGAGAACTCGCTCGTTCTCGTGCCTCCATTTGGCTTCGCAAAAGTGAGGCCGGCGAAGAGCCGCGTCGCTCGTCTCCGAGGACCCGCGCCTCGCTCGTCACGTTGTTCCTCACGAGAAGTGGGACCGCCGAGATTCGAACTCAGGTCCTACCGACCCCATCGGCAGAGGATACCACTACCCTACGGTCCCGCAACTTGGCTAACGGGAGACCCTCGTTTAACACCTTCGTTTCGACGGTAAGGAAAACCGCCAGACAGCGGCCCGGTAGCGTGTCGCACGCGCACCGCCTCGTTTCTTCGAGCTACCTCACTCGTCGCTCTCGCGCGGGACGACCAACTCGCCGTCGTCGCGGACGGCCATGCTCGTTACCGCGTCGCCCTCGTACACTGCTAGTCCCTCGTACCGACCGATGACGTAACCGTCGTACTCGGACTCGACGGTGTCGACGCGCTCGCCGTGGGGTGTGACGATGTCGGCGACGACGTCGCCGGCCGAGACGACGTCTCCGGCGGCGACGCGGTGACGGACCAGTCCGGCCGTCTCCGTCCGCGGGTGGACAGCCCGCCGGACCGGGAAATCGACCGGCGCGGGCGGCACGCCGGTTCCCGGTTCGTCGACGCCGTCGGGGAACTCATCTACCATGCCGAGTTCGCGGAGCACGCCGTACACGCCCGCGACACCCGCCGCGCGGACGTCCTCCTCGACGACGCTGTGGCCGCCTAATTCGGCCGTGAACGACGGGATTCCGGCGGCGTTCAACGCCGCGCCCGCCGTCGAGCGATGCAGTCCCTGGTCGAGATACTCCGCGGCCGGGTACTCGGCGAGCACCGGCAGGCCGAACGCGTCGACCAGCGCGGCGAGGTCGTTGGCCAGCGACTCGGCCTCTGCCTGCGTTCGTCGCTCGCCGTACAGCACCCGGTCGCGGATGGAGAACGGCACCGATCCGACCTGGGCGGTGTGCAGGTCGACGAGCGCGTCCGCGGAGTCGACGAGCGTCTCGTACACCCGTCGGTCGATTCGCTCCTGCGTCTTCGGCGGCCGGGTCGACTCGCTCTCGGGGTCCGGGAAGTAGCGGTTCGGGTCGTCGCCGGCGTAGTACGACGTTCGAGCGTTGCGACGCAGGCCCGCGGGGTTGACCAGCGGTACGCAGACGACGGTTCCGGAGAGCAGTTCCGGGAGCTCCTCGCGCATCGCGTCCTGCGCGACGGCGACGCCCGTCGCCTCGTCGCCGTGGACGCCGCCGGTGAGCCACAGCGTCGGCCCGTCGCGTTCGCCGCTGGCGACGACGACCGGGAGTCGTTCGTCGCCGCCGGTCGGCAATCCGGTCGCTTTCAGCCAGCCGTGGGTTAGCTCTCCGGGTCGCGCTTCCGCGGTTCCGACGTTCATATCCGCCCGTCTCGCGGCACCGAGAAAAGACTGCGTCCGCCGGCAGACGACACGCGGTTTCGAAGCTGTATCCGGCCCGTCGTCGGCACCGACGGTTCGCCGAGGATCGCTCGTCCTGACCTGGCCGCAAGCACTGGTTAACTATGCTCTCGTGCGTCGACGGTCATCCGATGACTTCGGACGAGTGGTCCGTCCTCCGCACCGTCTCCGTCGGCGGCGACGACG contains the following coding sequences:
- a CDS encoding succinylglutamate desuccinylase/aspartoacylase family protein; the encoded protein is MNVGTAEARPGELTHGWLKATGLPTGGDERLPVVVASGERDGPTLWLTGGVHGDEATGVAVAQDAMREELPELLSGTVVCVPLVNPAGLRRNARTSYYAGDDPNRYFPDPESESTRPPKTQERIDRRVYETLVDSADALVDLHTAQVGSVPFSIRDRVLYGERRTQAEAESLANDLAALVDAFGLPVLAEYPAAEYLDQGLHRSTAGAALNAAGIPSFTAELGGHSVVEEDVRAAGVAGVYGVLRELGMVDEFPDGVDEPGTGVPPAPVDFPVRRAVHPRTETAGLVRHRVAAGDVVSAGDVVADIVTPHGERVDTVESEYDGYVIGRYEGLAVYEGDAVTSMAVRDDGELVVPRESDE